The Eublepharis macularius isolate TG4126 chromosome 12, MPM_Emac_v1.0, whole genome shotgun sequence genomic sequence aactgacatcctcccctttaccaatctcatctctgtttgttgcgtttctattaaattctccatcgcgtcttctactgttttgactctctgtttcgttccttgtaattcactgctaatcgtttccacgccttttttcacttctgacagctccgactttactgtctgtgtaacttctttgacctctttaataagctccaatttcgtgtccttaagttctttcatcatgtctataagttttttgtccaaattttctattgccgattgccactcttttttcgacatcgtggggcttgctttagctcgctcccacgaatctgctctcttcctcagctccgtggcgtataattaaacgttttcctttttttcaaatgtcccaatctttgccaaaattaattttttatatccaaaatgtcgggcgtcttttctctatggtttctctatgttattataatccaagatggcctacttcctcttccgctgaagccacgacccttccactttcaaaaatggcgattccccacttcctgtcccttggcaagggccgcttccctccagccactctattgttgttacgcacttcctgtctcccgtcttcccacagcaggtctcgcgatggtgtctttttcccacagctccaaaaccacaggtattcaaaacaatagtccaatttttgtaataacttctttaaacttagtctcttttaaaatacaactcctgccgagtcttcacctccttttcactagtctgttgcagtttaaaaatctactttctttcctctctgtttttgtcaatctgtcccgtttcaagagatagcgatctttaccttctcttcaactttctcgggttgtaatcgctgtttcgatcttaaattctcctctcgacttccctccccgatcgaagcttgggtatgtaggtcttatgccagccgaattggccccaaaattgccgcagagattatagccgacccgtcgcaaggtgggacctcaaggatcgggggggagactccttgtgtagagccccccctcgtccgagatctagctcaccctagggtcttgagcgttctttgcctgctccccacctgagagcagtcggccgcgggttattttcacccctccggccggttaaaacggcaatccggtcagctccgcaaatggagctgcgttagacctccatgaatcccaaaccggaagtcagccaAATGTAGTTTTTAATCAGTTGATCTAAACTAGTTGTTCCCAAAGTGGGTGGTACGACATCCTGAGGCTGATGGGATTACCTAAGGGGGCAACAAAAggcatgggtgtgtgtgggggtcacTGTAGGCAGGCCCCCTGAGAGCATTGTTCACTTATTTGTGATTAACCAGGCTAAGACATAGAGCAAAACACTTTCCTCGCTTCAAGTTTCTGCTTCTGTATGGTGCTGAAATCTAGTGGAAACTAATGGAATTTTTAGTAAACAAAACATGCCAACAGAACTCTAgtcatgcagccattttctcattaatccctccttcctgccatttgttttaactgttttaataaaCCCTTATACCATGCAATTCAGATTAATGTTGACATGATCAACTCTCATGGAAACTAATCATATCAAATATCATGGATCCAGCCTGTTTTTCTATTGGCAATAACAGAAAGAAAAGTTCCTTTTGATGACCAAAAATATGAatgtgggacctgcatggacaagagCTGTAAATGAATGTCGAAGTTCCCAGTAACACAAAACATTCACATAATTTTGAGGCTATCCAATATGATTTTTTATAAAACTATCAGTGCTTTTTAGTTGATACCTCACAACTTACCTTGGAATATCAATGCAATATTTTAGTCAAACAGTCCTGCAGCATCCATTTGTCTCTCACAGTGCTATTGAAGGACTCGGGCTCAAGAATTTACTGTACATGTGGATAGTCTCCACTTCAGTCTCTGCCATAGACAATGCTGATATATATTGGCTGCTTCGTTGCAAGGAAACTCTTCCTTCCTTCACTCTGAAGACATTTTCTAGGTACTTTGTAAATACTATTATTTTAACACTATTCAATCTGAACTAATATATTAACTTATTTTGAATAAATTTAGACAAATGTAGATTTTAATCAGTTGATCTAGACAAGTGGTTCCCTTCCCAAAGTGGGCATTACTGCTCTCTGCAGGATAGTGGGATTACCTAGAGGGGTGCTAAGAAGCAGAGGAGTGGCAGGGAGGCAATAGAGGTGGGCCCCACTGAGCATGCTGTTTGCTTATTTATGATTGACTAGATTAGAGCCTATAGTGAAACTCCTTCCCTGTTTCAAGATTCTGCCTCTGCATGGTGCTGAAATCTGGTGAAAATGATCAGTTTTTATCAAACTTGCCACTAGAGCTCTCATCAGACCAGTATACCCCGTCATCACCACGTacgttttttgtttctttgtcatTTTTCACATGGATTTTGAATAAATGTGGAATTAATGGTTACTGTTTTGAATGTTATTATGATCTTCCTTAAGGAGCTGTGCAAACCACTGTTCTGAATAATGTTTTTTATAGGGTAGGGTAGGGGTGAGAGGCACTAGCGTTGAGTTTATGGAACCAAAGAGGCAGTGTCCTGAAGTTTGGGAACTGCTGATCTAGACTAAGGGTTGAATATCTAAGAAtgtttctgctaatggaaggggcTGGGAATTTTTTATTATTGTCTCTTCCTGCGGCAGGCCTCTGACTCTTCAATCATGTTGTTCTTCAGTGTTCTTTGTGCATCATTTCAGTTATCATTTGGGTTGAGGTGAGATCAAGGACACAAGGAAGTCCCATTCAGTGACTGAAATCCCTTTCATCATCAGAAAAGTATATGGGAACTAACCTTGTAATTATGAGTGTGCTAGAAATTCCCAAATGGTATAGATCAGAATGGCCACAATAAATCAGAAACTTTATTGAACATCATATACTCAGCAAGTTTTTTTCCTCATCCAACCTTGTGAACACACAAAAAGGGagacgatgtattgtcgaaggctttcacggccggagaacgatggttgttgtgggttttccgggctgtattgccgtggtcttggcattgtagttcctgacgtttcgccagcagctgtggctggcatcttcagaggtgtagcaccaaaagacagagatctctcagtgtcctgagagatctctgagagagacactgagagatctctgtcttttggtgctacacctctgaagatgccagccacagctgctggcgaaacgtcaggaactacaatgccaagaccacggcaatacagcccggaaaacccacaacaaccaaaaagggAGACTTTAATGTGAGGTACAGGAAGACTACAAAATGTTTCTCGCTCAATAATGTGGCTTGGAAATATCTAAAGAACTGCCTATTCCCTTACACACCTACATGACCACTATGGTTTAGTGGAtagatttggggggcagaaagATGGgacataaattttgttaaataaataatcttcCAAGGGCTGCTTCAGGTTCCCCTGACTTCTGATATTAGGCAGATGACAATCTGGGAGAGGGCCTTACAGAGACTTCCCTATTCCTTTTTATTGCTGTCTTCTaccagtgagtgaagactttttgtttcatctgCCATTTTCTCATTGATCCCTCTTTCCTTCTCTATGTTTTAAGCATTGTTTTGTGTATTTGTATGTGTTATTTAgcttgcttttaattattttaatgctattttgttttgtttgaattgttttaaaaatgtgttttattaCATTTGATTTTAATCTTTAGCTGCATTGATGGCCCTGACAGAGGCTGAAAGGTGTGTGATGTAAATTATACACATACACCTACAGTCTATTCAAAATGATGTGATCATCATagtgagagggtttttttctttgataTCACATAATTGTTCATTGCCCTGTAGAGTTGTTAGCTTGCCTCTTCAGGAATCCACCCTAGGATTTTTGCCAGCAGCATTTTGAAAGACTATATTTTACCACAAAGGAGTGGACTCTATCTAGCTACTTGTGTCTATGGTTCAAAGTACTGACTTCTACAACTCCTTTATCCTTGTGGGATAAGAAACTTCTGGAGAATGATGAGAGAAACATCACAATGGCAGAAGATCCCATGGAGCTTGAATTCTGTGCCATCTTATTCTTGTATTTAGAGAAACTTGTTTTACTTAATGGGAGGGAAGCTCTGCCTTCACCTTGGAaattatgttggggggggggcacttctcCTGAAATAATCCAAATTCTGCTTGGAAAACACACACTTACACTGAAAAAAATCCATATGTGAAGGAGAAGCAGAAAATGTTCTTCCCAGTCACTAGGCTTGGGAACAAAAGCTATGATTCTTGCAGATATGAATTAAAGTTTGCTCTCAAccttgtgttgttattattattactttagaTGACATTAAAGGCACACATGTTTAAATCATTCTCTTacaatttttaataaaaaatttaaTAACATTTTGTAAGCTCATCTCTGTGGTCATAAAGGCCAAAATTCATTTACTGAGGATTTTTTTGCATCCAGTGCagccaaatattttaataatctaCATGAATCTTAATCCATCTTCTTCAAGACACCatgtttataatattttattaatgtaccaatgcacattttttttaaaaaatactccatttatatcctgcctttctcccccaggtaggcccaaagcagcttaaaccaTTATCCTCTCATTCCATTTATCCTGAAAACCTCATGAGGTGGGTTgggttgagagagtgtgactggcccaaggtcacccagtgagcttccatggcagagcagggattcaaacctgggtcttccagatcctagtccaaccctttTAACTATTGCACCATGCTGGGTCTCATGACCTGCAAATATGCAGAAGATTCTGAAAACTGCTGTGGACTATGTCTGTGCTCTGGATGGGATAATGTTCAGaaatggggggaggaagggagattGATATTTCCCTAAACATCAAACCTGCTTTGAAAACCAGAGTAGGCTATACATGCTCAGAAAGAAATGTGGGTAATGTTTAATTTTTGATATATACTTATTTTTCAAAATATCACAGAATTTCAACATCTTAGTATCTTCTTAAATGATGCCTTCATCTCCTTGTTTGGTAAACTGTAGATGATGGGGTTGAGCAACGGTGTGAGGATGCTGTATTGTATGGAAAGTATTTCATCCAAAACCACTGATGATGCTGAGCTTGGTCTAAGATAGCGGAAGTAACCTGTTCCATAGAAGAGAATCACTACAATGAGGTGAGAGCTACAGGTAGAGAAAGCTTTCTGTCTCCCCTCTGTGGAGCTGATCCCCAGGATGGTAGAAATAATATGAATGTAAGAGAAGACAGTGAGGAAAAGGGAGACGATACCAACTGTTCCTCCCAAAATGAGGAACAACATTTTATTCATGAATGTATCACTGCAGGACAAAGAAAGGATGGATGGGAGTTCACAACTGAAATGTCTTATGATGTTTGATCCACAAAATTCTAACCTTAAGAGTGGCAAAGTGTTTGCAAGTGCATAAAAGAATCCAATTGTCCATGAAGTAGCCACTAGCTTACAACTGAATGCTATATTCATGATGTTCATGTAATGCAGTGGTTTGCATATAGCACAATACCTGTCATATGCCATTGATGAGAGCATGAAAACCTCTGTAGTGgctgaaaacaaaataaagaatGCCTGAGCAAAGCACCCACTGACAGATATAGTCTTCTGTTCACCAATGGTGGTCTCCAGCATCTTTGGGAGCGTGACAGAAGAATAACAAACATCGAGGAAAGAGAGGTGACTCAAGAAGAAGTACATGGGGTTCTGAAGTTGAGGGTTAGATTTTACAGCCAGCATGATCATAACATTCCCCAATACAGTtagcagataaataaataagaacaggACAAAGAGGATAATTTGAATATGGAGATCGTTGGAAAGGCCAAGAAGGGAAAAGAAGCATTCATCAGTTTGGTTTCCTACCATGACTGACAATCTGTGATACctatggaaagaaggaaatagTATAGATATGGGGGAGAAAACCTTGTGAACAAACATctaatttaataataacataacaacatttgatttatatactgcccttcaggacaacttaatgtccactcagagagttttataaagtgtgttgttatccccacaacaatcaccctgtgaggctgagagccaagctacaagtgatgaatgacacttgaacggcaaggggattgagtggagggcaagtgaacagggagaaatacacttgccgttcaagtgtcattcgtcacttgtagcttggccctgagagagttctaagagagctgtgactaacccaaggtcacccagctggcttcaagcagaggagtggggaatcaaacccggttctccagattagagtcctgccaccactacaccaaattggctctaacCAATTTATATTGGTTAAATGTTGTGACTAAATATGATCAGTCAACTTGGATATTAGACTAACTGCCAAAAAAGTGCTTTTTAGTATTATAGATTTGCCATCAAATGCCACTTAAATTGCAACTATGAGATGAATGTGGAAGTTCTCAGTAAGGCAAAACATTCACATAATTCTGAGGAAATCCaaaacaatatttataaaactatCAGTGTTTCTTAGCAGGTTCCTTGCAACTCACCTTACAATATCAATGCAATGTCAGTCAAAGAATTCTGTGGCTTCCATTTGTCTCTCAACAAATGTTGTTGAAGGACTGTGGCTCAAGAACTTGATTTACATGTGGAAGGTCTCAGTTTTAATTCCTGCCCTAAACAATACTGATATATATTGGCTGCTGGAATAGGGCTGCTTTACTGGCAGATCTTTTGGGGAATGCAgttatggtaaaaaaaaaaacctctgtgtACAGACAGCAATGGTGATGCAACTTGAGACTAAAACTGCTACCAAATCTTGCCAGTCAGAATTTCAGAAGCAAACTTTTAGCTTCCTTAGGCAAATATTACAGAGAATGTCAAGAGCAATAAAAAGAGTGTGTTATGAAGACTCACAGATTTCCTGTACCACCAGAGGAGAAAGGTGTTAAAATGGGGAGATTTCATTATTCCTTTGGACTAAAGAAATAAAGCAGGGCCATGGCTTAAttgcagagcacatgctttgcctgCACATGTTTCTGACTTTCAAGTTAAAGGGACCTTTTCAGTCTAGGGAAGGCTAGCATTTTAcagcctggagagccactgtatACATAGTACTTGGATAGATGGACCAAAACTGTCCAAGAAGAATCTGTTACAAGTGAGAGTTGACTTTGTTGCAGCATCATATCTGCCCCTCTCATAAGTGCTttatgtccggggtctgggtcccagcccccagacttggtaggagggagcagtgggaggcaactgggaggcagtgtccctaccaccccagccagcaaccaggtccagaacctgcccactccagaggGAAGAGGTGAAagacccaagcctcagagggctggggggaccAGGGGGAGACCaaccagtcccaccctccagggggaagagagggggctaagtaggacagagggaaagggccaaggcagggggaacagggacccagcaacagcccagacagagcccgtACCTGCCAAGGATGAGAAGCAGccactgcagcccagagccacaccctggctggaggacagcagcctggctcaggaggtgctaggagccaagccccttcaggtggggctgccacaggcattctgggggaggagatgggtggccccgcccagcatcaatgagcaggcagcccagaggctggccagggcagctcctcgcaagcaaggccaggcatgctcagcagtacagaagccggctggggcagctcctcacgagcaaggccaggcatgctcagcagcacaggagccggctggggcagctcctcgtgagcaaggccaaggagacctcagctggggatggctcgtattcaaccccaccctgccagcaaggcaaggaagccaagacgggattagtggtaggagggaaacacctgagggaaggcacagctgggccaagtcaggagagggaacaagcctagaaggagggtggggcggggaaaggaaaccctatataaggtggctaggaagagctctgaggtggtgggtgtgagtaaggagtgatgatgtggagtgagagcagtgcagtgcaagagtggaggcttggaggagagttctggaaggaggagacaatggaggatgcagagggtaagcaggccaggttgagcaggccagtgagtggactgagagggagtcagggtgatgtatactgctcctccttccacagagcagggtcctgcagtatccctggtgcccctctgatgccagggctggcccagctggggtccTGCCCAgaggtggcagcgacaagccctgacactttACATGTGCTCTGGCTCTAAATCAAGAGTATTTCTTCCTGTTGACTAATTGCTTACTTGTTGGTTCTTTTATTTACATGTGTTTTGCATAACAGAAAAATCCAAAAGGCCTTGAATATGAAACATTGGgttcaaccagcttttctgctggtgaaaagggggaaaggctcTTTGCCCACCATattctggggatcatgggacttcCATGAACAAAAGACATGGGGAATAGGGGGAGGAGATTAGGTGGAGAACTTGGTGAGACTGGGTGGTTTTTTGGATCCAAGATCAGTTTCCATCAACAGGAGGAGGAGCGGTTTTTCTAACTTCCCCCTCTCATTAGAACTCCCCATTTTACTCTTCATGATATTCCTGAGGGTCCCTTCTCCCTTAGAAGCAACATTTGTGGGGGGCTCAGTGGACTgccatgggagagggagaaatgaaagtTTCATTATGTTGTCATAAGCACCTTCCATTGGGAGGAAAATGAAGTTTCATCTGATTCAATGACTTTAACAGCTAATAATATTTCAGGTCTTTGTGCATTGCCCCCAAATGCAGTTTTATATTAACAAGAATACTGCAAACCAATTCACTTTTTCCCATTTTCACAACACAATAAGAAGTTATTCTAACATAACTTGCACTTTCAAACGTATGAAAAGATTGCATTACATATGTAATGTAGACAATGTATGTGATGTTGTTTCTTAAAAACAGTTTGTACAATTTAAAATTATGTTCAGAAACAATGAAAGTGCCTCTTTAGCTTCATATTACATCTTTATCCTATCCTTTATCCTATCCTCAGGGCAGTGTGTATGTGGTCCTCTCCTCAGTTTTTTTCTCCAAAACAATTCTATGAGAAAAGTTATGCTGAGAAGAAGTGACTGGTCCAATGTCATCAAATGAGCTACATGGTGAaacagaagaacaagattcaagtccagtaaaataaaaaaaaagtccagtagcatcttaaagaccaacaagatgtccagggaataagcttttgagagtcaagtaaCTGAtgaagggtgctttgactctctaaattttatatcctggaaatcttgtaggtctttaagctgctactagacttgaatcttgcactTTTATTACAGAACAACATGAGCATTCACCTGAAACTATGGTCAGGTGGAGATTTGAATAGTGTCCTACTTTGACACACAAATCACTATATTCAAAGTGGCTCTCCCATACCCTTTAGTTATACATCAACCATTACAGTAAATATAATCAGACTCACCGAACGTGCTTACTCCTTGAGACTATACAACTTGGAATGTAATATATTGCTCTTCTTGAATGATCACAAACTTTGCAGCATAAACTGACaaaaaaataaatgttgcttCTTTGCAGCCATTGCAGTATTTCTAGATCTCTGGTTTTTCCTACAAGTAAAGAAATAGTATTCCACAGACTCTAACAAGAATAAGTTCCCACTGAGCATAAATGCATTTATAAAGAGATTTCTAGCAGCTTGTTTCATCAGTGACTACTATGGATCAAGAAAATCTTATATCATCTTTGTAGATATATATATGCTTAATTATTCCCACTGGAAATAAAACAGAACACTGAATTACATGGTGCAAGGGGACCTAGAAACCATACAGCCTGGCTCAAAGAAGAAGCATTGTCCTAGCTCAACATTCTGATCCCACCCTCCTCAGTCGAATCCATACTGCAGACTGTACTCCAGAGGTCCTGAATATGGTGTCTATTGGCACCATGATGCCCACCAGGACCTTTCTTGGCATTTGTCAAGTGTTTTTTAGAAATGAGTGGGGCACGTAGAACTTTTGACCAGgcgagcttctgattggccactggagatttcaTTGGGCATGCAGATTATCTTAAAAAATTGTTTTGACAGCAGCTGTCATCACAGCTACAAGgagcttctctgtgtggctgaaggtaagctgtagtagCCGTTTTATGTCTGgatccacctcctgcagcaatcattttatggcagccattttgtggctgtgacCAACATGCTATTTCAGAATTCTAAAAGTAACAACAGGCTCAAAAAGTTAGGGGACACCACGATACTCCATACAGACCACAAACATAGATCAAAGGCACCTTAGTAAGATGTTTGGAAAGAAATCAAGGGTGAAGTTAGAAGGTGGCGACAAAGACATTGGGGTTTGTGATGGACTCAagttcaaatgctgggattgcctgacagtaaagaggatgattgacatgtctcccccccccttttgtggctagcctgaaatggcagttgggggtggaATGTTGAGGgattgacagttggagtaaacaaAAGAGTGAGAGGGAGTTGGGTTCTGACTTCTgatcagagagggtcagccagagagtcctcttggtgaggaaggaaggaattccctTAAAAGTGGAATCAGTACAttcctgaagcacttttagtccttggactaaagtgggaaagacagcactaaattCTGCGTAGACTCAAGAGATCGGGGAATTATaatgggccaaggaagtgggtagaaagagtctccccttcagcaccaggaacagggttatagctcataactagacatgagcatgaagcaaaaaaatttaatgactctgcggttcatggttcggtgcctacgacgatcccgaggtcgcgaaccgcaatgaacattttccgttgctgaactaGTTTGCGGTCCATGGTTTGTGGGGcatggaatcccccccccatggcacttagagagcccatattcccggggagtgttttgcaagctctcttacagccatcacccaagtttggacaagattgcaaaagggatcttggagttataccctctccaatccaaggcccccaggaaactcccacaaaaatccaagctgaattatactcccagtctctctccccaaaggttagcaagtggcaagcaacagctccatcccactccactgctcgctgaaagtaaaACCCatcctgggagcccatggctatttataagtacaggtcccattgagcaacgaaggaggtctgtgtttggccttcagagctgcctatcagggtttgcagggatgaagttggagtgcccatggctacaaaacacccctcccccctccctcccctgggtgttttctcccaacttgtaaccactttgcagctccgtggttggaagcaagacctgctgatcaaggtaagctgggcttccattcaggtttccagggtgatagaaggagcacagacagagtttaggcattcccccggctccatttccaggggaactgattgctggcgcctgactgtctggcttcccaaaccacggccgaatgcaccaaaccaggcttcttccgaatgcaggttcattggacgaggacaatcatgaaccaccagatcacgattgcgcgatcaccaatttaatgggtttttgaagtttgtaatgcggttcatgcccatctctactcataactataatacctgcccagtatcttgaaagggtttgactcagtggagtactgtaaggtctggagaggaggggaagtcataCTGTGTCTGCGTGTTAGaagtggagcatttgtgaagcagtgccagcCTCTGAAAGAACTTAACATCTTTAAGTCTAACAACATCAACATCtctcaaagaagccagcaacttagaatcataccaagtgttttgtgcctcacaccagtgaagtttctgtacaaaaacctttccgttacttcagttcaaacacctgcctacctgtaTTCTTACATTACCTACTTGTAAATTAAACCTTCTGTTGCACTTTGAATCTCCCCAAACCTTGTATGCCAGTTTCCATTTATGGGAAGAGCAAACcactgatctttcccctacttcaacttggctgggtaaccattccgCTTATATGTTCCTAAGGgtaggacaagaaagaaagttgaagctaaacatccaccatgctactaaaggctatccagcccagtattcagcttcataagCTTAGAGACATTTcacctcagggtagaggaaggtcagcccaagagaGATGAGGGTTTGTGAGTGACTGGGTTGCTGCTACAACACTGCATGCAGGTGCATTAGCAAATAGTACTTGTAAGTGCAGTTGATGCATTTGCTGGTTATTGCATAGTGGAGCAAACAACAAACACCGAGTTTCCATTAATTTGAtgatttctttattaacagtaaCTGCAAGGCAGGTAACTTGgcttaaaagaaaagatacaatACTTCATTACTAGGGGTGTACAAAGGCACCCTGGTTCGTGTTTCCTGAATCTGGCAAACCCGAATTGAGAAGCTGATTTGggtatagcagaaacccgaatcgcccagccgattcggaatgccgattcgggttgattcgggttagctttttcaatgggaaaaagcctccacaggtttctctgaagcctgggggaggcattttcccaccgaatcaacccaaaattggtggggtccttcctctaactcccctctaacaaccccccaagtttcagaccaattggactttggggggccatgcaaaatgccacccctggcaagataagcccccccagctgtaagtagtagagaaaagagcacctacttggggaggccatgaaatgcccccccaagtgggagcaggctgagccttggtgg encodes the following:
- the LOC129339306 gene encoding olfactory receptor 8S1-like, which codes for MVGNQTDECFFSLLGLSNDLHIQIILFVLFLFIYLLTVLGNVMIMLAVKSNPQLQNPMYFFLSHLSFLDVCYSSVTLPKMLETTIGEQKTISVSGCFAQAFFILFSATTEVFMLSSMAYDRYCAICKPLHYMNIMNIAFSCKLVATSWTIGFFYALANTLPLLRLEFCGSNIIRHFSCELPSILSLSCSDTFMNKMLFLILGGTVGIVSLFLTVFSYIHIISTILGISSTEGRQKAFSTCSSHLIVVILFYGTGYFRYLRPSSASSVVLDEILSIQYSILTPLLNPIIYSLPNKEMKASFKKILRC